The genome window AGGTAGCTTTGGCAATTATTCTTCAGACGATCCTTACCCTTTCTATGAGCTGCTTTTACTGTGCTTTTACTATATATCTAGAGGCGCTCAGCTTTTCCAACGAATGGCTGTGGATATCAAGGGTGCTACTGTGGATAAAAGGTACTATGTAGACAAAAAGATCCAAACTGGATTCTATGGGGCCACTTGGCTATCCAAGGATCTGAGGAATGGCTCTGCTGAAGTGTGCTTGAAGGTATGTAGGCATAATCCTCGTAATAGTTATGCTTATTGATGTTGTGCACAGACTTTCTTTTATGAGAAATCTGCACAACAAGAGTTAGCAATTCTCAAAGAGATGACGTTAGGAAAGTTTCGTCATGAAAACCTCTGTACTGTGCTTCACGTCTGCGTTGACAAGGCCCCTGTGCGATCCGCCACAGGTGAGTTGTAAAATGGTACTCACAATGAATGTGACTACCCTACAACTCACTGTAGGGAAGTTGCTCACTCATTCCAGCTATGTGGTGTTTGAGTACTGCAGTGGGACGGATCTGTTCAACTTTCTTGTGACTGGACCATTTGAAAAGATCAATAGGTGATCAAATTATATCATTGCTTGTACAGTATAgccagtacatgtagttacatgCTAGAAATATATCACTTCCCTGCCCCGGCATCAATTTTGAGCTGGTCAATTTTTACATGCGTGCTCAGTGTAGTACATCACAAGACTCATTGCTAACATTTGACCTTTGCACATAGAAAACTATGATACATCGCGCAGCTAACTAATTATGCTCTTTCACTCTGTGTCTCAACCAACAACTGGCTACCTTCGTATCTTGTAGAAACATGTCAATTTTAATTCCAGAAAATGATATCCAGGGTGTCATATAGGATTTTGAGGGCACACAGAGTGTGTTGCCGGCTATGGAAATCCAGGGGCATGCCCCCCTGGAAATTTTTTGTTGATTAGGTGGTCTTAGGTGAATTCTGGTGGATTTTGGGGATTGCCTTTGCATTCTCAGTcgtacaactagtacctgaatgcaaattttagggagggatatcccccccttaACCCCCTTGTATGACACCCGTATATCATAACTACTTGACCACAATTTCTGGTACCGCCTACATGCTCTGTAGATTGCAGAGGGAGTGAGAAACAAGTACtgttatagcgggtaaatttggCAATTGAATTATTATTGGtgatttttaatttgacgATATGCTGCATAGCGATCTCGTGCGATGTACTGGGACGCTAAAACACTGGTAATTTAAATTTTGGTGACCCTCCCTTGATTTACCAAATCGTCAAAATTAATTCGTCCCCACCAATACGATAATtgatttggagtggcctaaataACTATTTTCATCTTTTGTTATCAGAGTGAGTGGTTTTCCTGAGCCACTGGCCCAGCATTACTTCACCCAGACCCTGCTGGCGGTGGCCTACCTCCACGAAAGAGGCGTGTTTCACAGAGACATAAAACCAGAAAACTGCGTTCTCGATGGAAACTTCAACCTCAAACTGACTGACTTTGGAACAAACAAAGTAAGTCATGCAGCAGCCATCTAGCTTACTTTGCCAATAAATCACCTTGCATGCACTCGATATATACTTGCTGTACCTAGGTACCACTGTAGTGACATTTTTGTAAGCCAGGTATGTAATTCTGACTATTGCTGCAGATACTGACAGAGTCAGGTGACCCAGCTCAGGTGCTGCGTACAGCCACTAAGGGGATTGGCACTGACTCATATCGTGCTCCTGAGGTGAACGGGGTCAATGGGTACGACCCCTCACTGGCCGATGTATGGTCTCTGGGAGTCACTCTTTTCTTTATGGTTAGTGGATATAAGTTTGTTATTTTTCAGCTATTAAATCACACAACTTTTCTACATGACACACGCACACGGTCAGGTGGGTATAGAAGAGATGGTGGCTAAGGTGAGCAGCCTGGATCCATACACAAGACAGATGGTGGCTCCTCTAGGTATCGTGTTCCCCTTCCCACTGCACTGCTCTAAACTTGACTGTTTTATGAATGCAGCACTAGTTGACAAAGGTACAATGGATGATAAGTACTAAGTTTTTATAGAGAGTATCCTAGTTGCTCGAGTTTTGGTCGCTTAATTTTCGCTTTGAAAACAATACCCATTTGAGAAGACACTACCCTTTTTTTCTAAAACTAAAAAATTGATTCTGTAGCCCAAAAGCAATCATTAACATATcgtagcactaccaaacagcaaCTAAATACATGTTTTGAAATTAGAGGTTTCTAAGATACCTTTGAGAGCATTCCATTTCAAAATTAAAGTGTTAACCATATAGATTTTGGTAGAATAAGCTCTCTGTATACTTAGTGGTCCGTACGTCCAGCTCCCCGTAACGAACAGTTCTGGACAGAGTGGGATGACCTCTATCGCAAGTTCTCCCCACGATTGGTGAATCTGTTCAATCGTGTGTTTCATCTCCAGCCGACCAATAGGATCACAATCAGAGAGCTTGCCCAACACTCCTGGGTGTCCAAGTCAAGCAGACTACACCCTAAGGAGATTCTCATACAAATGCGTGATAGGTGAAGTCAGATATGGCATACCCATTAATTCACTCACTGTCCATTACCAGTACCTTAGTGTGATTGCACACATGTTAATACACCTTGCACATGACACATACACAGGTGTCCCAGTAGTGTGTCCCTTTCGCAGCAGCCCTCTCCAAGAGTACAGGCTACTAAGACACTTGGCGGAGTCGATCAGGCCTCTCTCCGCTCTGCCCTCA of Halichondria panicea chromosome 9, odHalPani1.1, whole genome shotgun sequence contains these proteins:
- the LOC135341165 gene encoding uncharacterized protein LOC135341165, which codes for MAVDIKGATVDKRYYVDKKIQTGFYGATWLSKDLRNGSAEVCLKTFFYEKSAQQELAILKEMTLGKFRHENLCTVLHVCVDKAPVRSATGKLLTHSSYVVFEYCSGTDLFNFLVTGPFEKINRVSGFPEPLAQHYFTQTLLAVAYLHERGVFHRDIKPENCVLDGNFNLKLTDFGTNKILTESGDPAQVLRTATKGIGTDSYRAPEVNGVNGYDPSLADVWSLGVTLFFMVGIEEMVAKVSSLDPYTRQMVAPLGIVFPFPLHCSKLDCFMNAALVDKAPRNEQFWTEWDDLYRKFSPRLVNLFNRVFHLQPTNRITIRELAQHSWVSKSSRLHPKEILIQMRDRCPSSVSLSQQPSPRVQATKTLGGVDQASLRSALSSSEVPNYLTDSELWMYSETLYQLEETQLSIVLESADIQEFILDISFCRKVLTTILTEPQVHEHRSIGSLHGGWVVNYLSAIGFLPQGSVLYLPQDRLNLPLISAATMILDGLETAVFKSALEIDCMDDEETPTDLSVAGSLPGDALLQFTGFSFNNDSGFPTPPYSQSEQSTDHVPLPPRPAGILRRFSSEPNFAYIHNMPMDIASSIAGSIPQDESSQDSMAWSAQSSQEECPEDFLTPNRTDYSHCHHLLPLGVAINTSKPRQYKAAALFCKLSGLLTSYGLYQVVLNEQLALYCRGSAANFSARVVLIDLATGQVGISCWCFTGRDEWMAILTRVSSDMTPSNK